One stretch of Zingiber officinale cultivar Zhangliang chromosome 6B, Zo_v1.1, whole genome shotgun sequence DNA includes these proteins:
- the LOC121989345 gene encoding protein CURVATURE THYLAKOID 1B, chloroplastic-like, translating into MAATSTPCGLFSRALFDPHATASRGQLRPRSICLPLFPIVPRKNASCYSRPASRSVIAMANEGTPAETSSELPEIVTTIKEEWNKLEDKYAVASLVFAGIIALWSATGIISAIDRLPIVPGVLELVGIGYTGWFIYSNLIFKPDREALLEKVKSTYSDIIGNNS; encoded by the exons ATGGCCGCCACCAGCACCCCCTGCGGTCTGTTCTCCCGGGCTCTGTTCGACCCCCATGCCACCGCGTCCCGCGGCCAGCTCCGGCCGCGCTCCATCTGCCTACCGTTGTTTCCGATTGTGCCGCGGAAGAACGCTTCCTGTTATA GCCGGCCAGCATCAAGGAGTGTCATTGCAATGGCCAACGAAGGAACACCTGCTGAAACCTCAAGTGAGCTTCCTGAAATTGTGACGACCATAAAGGAGGAG TGGAACAAACTTGAAGATAAGTATGCTGTGGCTTCTCTTGTATTTGCTGGAATTATCGCTCTATGGAGTGCCACCGGCATTATCTCG GCAATTGATAGGCTGCCTATAGTTCCTGGTGTTCTTGAACTTGTCGGAATTGGTTACACAGGG TGGTTCATATACAGCAACCTGATCTTCAAACCTGACAG AGAAGCTTTGCTTGAAAAAGTGAAGAGCACCTATAGCGACATCATTGGGAATAACAGTTGA
- the LOC121991491 gene encoding B3 domain-containing protein Os03g0120900-like, with amino-acid sequence MEKPVLSSPSADPSLVFVVKEHMFDKVVTPSDVGKLNRLVIPKQYAEKYFPLDPEESDREGAASSPAETKKLGLLLSFEDRGGKPWRFRYSYWNSSQSYVITKGWSRFVKEKGLGAGDTVSFSRGSGNPAARRRLFIDWKRRQPQPARPHLRGFTNTIPLPSGPLTSPFNSIMACGHHWRARTALYNVNWLAPAAAAPPKPEAHPGAPGATMPPSVTLGSRSKRLRLFGVNLDFCEPLPE; translated from the coding sequence ATGGAGAAGCCAGTTCTGTCTTCGCCGAGTGCTGATCCTTCACTGGTGTTCGTGGTGAAGGAGCACATGTTCGACAAGGTCGTGACGCCCAGCGACGTGGGAAAGCTCAACCGTCTGGTCATCCCCAAGCAATACGCGGAGAAGTACTTCCCGCTGGACCCGGAGGAGAGCGACCGAGAAGGCGCGGCGTCGTCGCCGGCCGAGACCAAGAAGCTGGGGCTGCTGCTCAGCTTCGAGGACCGCGGCGGCAAGCCGTGGCGCTTCCGCTACTCCTACTGGAACAGCAGCCAGAGCTACGTGATCACCAAGGGGTGGAGCCGCTTCGTGAAGGAGAAAGGCCTCGGCGCCGGGGACACCGTCTCCTTCTCGCGAGGCTCCGGCAACCCCGCCGCGCGCCGGCGCCTCTTCATCGACTGGAAGCGCCGCCAGCCGCAGCCGGCGAGACCCCACCTCCGGGGCTTTACTAATACTATCCCGCTCCCGAGCGGGCCCCTGACCTCTCCTTTCAACTCGATCATGGCGTGCGGCCACCACTGGCGCGCGCGCACCGCACTCTACAACGTCAATTGGCTGGCACCCGCCGCCGCGGCGCCGCCAAAGCCGGAGGCGCACCCGGGAGCCCCCGGCGCGACGATGCCGCCGTCCGTGACGCTCGGTTCGCGTTCCAAACGACTTAGGTTGTTCGGGGTCAACCTAGATTTCTGCGAGCCTCTACCGGAGTAG